In a genomic window of Lycium ferocissimum isolate CSIRO_LF1 chromosome 9, AGI_CSIRO_Lferr_CH_V1, whole genome shotgun sequence:
- the LOC132031343 gene encoding protein NDR1-like: MSDYGSDNTCCFRCAKFVLTAGLSALFIWLSLRTTKPSCSIENFYLPALNKSDNSNTTRSNHTLFFQLNLNNKMKDKGVRYDDIKLRFYYGTNTSFLIGNYTVPRFYQGHDKKAHKKGMFKTEKLPWDDALKIVSNGSNVVFRVDVTTTVRYKVIFWYSKRHNVTVENRTVSVDGSGKSSAQQLHRYLMAFGFPLSVLVSLLLL, from the coding sequence ATGTCTGACTATGGATCCGACAACACATGCTGCTTTCGTTGCGCCAAGTTCGTATTAACTGCAGGCTTATCAGCTCTCTTCATCTGGCTAAGTTTAAGAACCACCAAACCATCATGCTCCATAGAAAATTTTTACTTACCTGCCCTTAACAAATCTGATAATTCCAACACAACAAGATCCAACCATACACTCTTCTTTCAGCTCAATTTGAACAACAAGATGAAGGACAAAGGTGTTCGTTACGACGACATTAAATTACGCTTTTACTATGGTACAAATACCAGTTTCCTTATAGGTAATTATACAGTACCTCGATTTTACCAAGGCCATGACAAGAAAGCACATAAAAAGGGGATGTTCAAAACTGAAAAATTGCCTTGGGATGATGCTTTAAAGATTGTTTCAAATGGGTCAAATGTTGTTTTTAGGGTGGATGTGACTACAACAGTCAGGTACAAGgttatattttggtatagtaAGAGACATAATGTAACTGTGGAAAATAGAACAGTGAGTGTGGATGGTTCAGGTAAATCAAGTGCACAACAGCTTCATCGCTATCTTATGGCTTTTGGGTTTCCCCTAAGTGTTTTGGTCAGCTTGCTTCTTTTGTGA